The proteins below are encoded in one region of Mycobacterium shinjukuense:
- a CDS encoding GNAT family N-acetyltransferase — MSAVPIMRLVGERRVSVVRDAAAVWRVLDEDPVESCMVAARVADHGLEPNSLGGELWTVRGVDESLCFAGANLIPLRGGLIDLNAFADEAMSTSRRCSSLVGRADLVLPMWQRLEPAWGPARDVRDHQPLMALDTYPSCAIDPGVRQVRPEELDAYLVAAVDMFIGEVGVDPRLGDGGRGYRRRVAGLIGAGRAWARFEHGQVVFKAEVGSQSPTVGQIQGVWVHPEWRGHGLGTAGTATLAAVIVGSGRTASLYVNSFNTVARAAYARVGFTEVGTFATVLLD, encoded by the coding sequence ATGTCGGCTGTGCCCATCATGCGCCTCGTCGGCGAGCGTCGGGTCTCGGTGGTGCGTGACGCCGCCGCGGTGTGGCGGGTCCTCGACGAGGACCCGGTCGAATCGTGCATGGTCGCCGCGCGGGTGGCAGACCATGGCCTCGAGCCCAATTCGCTTGGCGGGGAACTGTGGACGGTACGCGGCGTGGACGAGTCGCTGTGCTTCGCCGGGGCCAACCTCATCCCGCTGCGCGGCGGGCTGATCGACCTGAATGCGTTCGCCGACGAGGCGATGAGCACATCGCGGCGGTGTTCGTCGCTGGTCGGCAGGGCCGACCTGGTGTTGCCGATGTGGCAACGGCTGGAGCCGGCCTGGGGTCCGGCGCGGGACGTGCGGGACCACCAGCCGCTGATGGCACTGGACACCTACCCGAGCTGCGCGATCGACCCGGGGGTACGTCAGGTCCGGCCGGAGGAGCTGGACGCCTACCTGGTTGCCGCCGTGGACATGTTCATCGGCGAAGTCGGTGTCGACCCGCGGCTCGGCGACGGCGGCCGCGGCTACCGACGCCGGGTGGCCGGCCTGATCGGCGCCGGACGTGCCTGGGCCCGCTTCGAGCATGGCCAGGTGGTCTTCAAGGCGGAGGTGGGATCGCAGTCCCCGACCGTGGGGCAGATCCAGGGGGTCTGGGTTCATCCCGAGTGGCGCGGCCACGGTCTGGGCACCGCCGGCACCGCGACGCTGGCCGCGGTGATCGTCGGGAGCGGGCGCACCGCCAGCCTGTATGTGAACAGCTTCAACACGGTCGCCCGGGCCGCCTATGCCCGGGTTGGCTTCACCGAGGTCGGCACCTTCGCAACGGTGTTGCTGGACTGA
- the ispG gene encoding flavodoxin-dependent (E)-4-hydroxy-3-methylbut-2-enyl-diphosphate synthase, with protein MTIGLGMPEPPAPALAPRRSTRQLRVGNVGVGSDYPISVQSMCTTKTHDVNSTLQQIAELTAAGCDIVRVACPRQEDADALAEIARHSQIPVIADIHFQPRYIFAAIDAGCAAVRVNPGNIKEFDGRVAEVAKAAGDAGIPIRIGVNAGSLDKRFMAKYGRATPEALVESALWEASLFEEHGFSDIKISVKHSDPVVMVTAYQQLAAQCDYPLHLGVTEAGPAFQGTIKSAVAFGALLSKGIGDTIRVSLSAPPVEEVKVGNQILESLNLRPRSLEIVSCPSCGRAQVDVYTLANEVTAGLDGLDVPLRVAVMGCVVNGPGEAREADLGVASGNGKGQIFVRGEVIKTVPEAQIVETLIEEALRLAAEMGSETGGDPGATASGSPIVTVS; from the coding sequence ATGACCATTGGGTTGGGCATGCCGGAGCCTCCGGCGCCCGCGCTTGCCCCCCGGCGCAGCACGCGTCAGCTGAGGGTCGGCAACGTCGGGGTGGGCAGCGACTATCCGATCTCGGTGCAATCGATGTGCACCACCAAAACCCATGATGTGAACTCGACGTTGCAGCAGATCGCCGAGTTGACCGCAGCCGGCTGCGACATCGTCCGGGTGGCGTGCCCCCGGCAGGAGGACGCCGACGCGTTGGCCGAGATCGCCCGGCACAGCCAGATCCCGGTGATTGCCGATATCCACTTCCAGCCGCGCTACATCTTCGCCGCCATCGACGCCGGATGCGCCGCGGTGCGGGTCAACCCGGGCAACATCAAGGAGTTCGACGGCCGCGTCGCCGAGGTCGCCAAGGCGGCGGGTGACGCCGGAATCCCGATCCGGATCGGCGTCAACGCCGGTTCGCTGGACAAGCGGTTCATGGCCAAGTACGGCAGGGCCACGCCGGAGGCGTTGGTCGAGTCCGCGCTGTGGGAAGCCTCGCTGTTCGAGGAGCACGGCTTTTCCGACATCAAGATCAGCGTCAAGCACAGTGACCCGGTGGTCATGGTCACCGCCTACCAGCAGCTGGCCGCCCAATGCGACTACCCGCTGCACCTCGGCGTCACCGAGGCCGGTCCCGCGTTTCAGGGCACCATCAAGTCCGCGGTGGCCTTCGGAGCCCTGCTGTCGAAGGGCATCGGCGACACCATCCGGGTGTCGTTGTCGGCCCCGCCGGTCGAGGAAGTCAAGGTGGGCAACCAGATTCTGGAGTCACTGAACCTGCGACCGCGCTCGCTGGAGATCGTGTCCTGCCCGTCGTGCGGTCGTGCGCAGGTCGACGTGTACACCCTGGCCAACGAGGTGACCGCGGGCCTGGACGGTCTGGACGTGCCGTTGCGGGTGGCCGTGATGGGGTGCGTCGTCAACGGTCCGGGCGAAGCCCGCGAGGCCGACCTGGGCGTTGCCTCCGGCAACGGCAAGGGCCAGATCTTCGTTCGCGGCGAAGTGATCAAGACCGTGCCCGAAGCGCAGATCGTCGAGACGCTGATCGAGGAGGCCCTGCGGCTGGCCGCCGAGATGGGCTCGGAAACCGGTGGCGATCCGGGTGCGACGGCGAGCGGTTCGCCTATTGTGACCGTAAGCTGA
- a CDS encoding M50 family metallopeptidase: protein MFVVGIVLFALAILISVALHECGHMWVARATGMKVRRYFVGFGPTLWSTRRGETEYGVKGIPLGGFCDIAGMTPVEELTPDERERAMYKQATWKRVAVLFAGPGMNFVICLVLIYAIAVVWGLPNLHPPTRAVIGETGCVATETVQGRLDQCTGPGPAAAAGIRTGDVVVKVGGTPVSTFDEMAAAIRRLHGTVPIVVERDGATITTNVTIESTRRWIPNAQGDRLEPVTVGAIGVGAARVGPTHYGVVSAVPATVAFTSDLTVEVGKALVAIPTKVGALVHAIGGGQRDPQTPMSVVGASIIGGDTVDHGLWVAFWFFLAQLNLILGAINLLPLLPFDGGHIAVAVFEKIRNMIRSARGKVAAAPVNYLKLMPATYVVLVLVIGYMLLTVTADVVNPIRLFQ, encoded by the coding sequence ATGTTCGTAGTCGGCATCGTGCTGTTTGCGCTGGCCATCCTGATCTCGGTGGCCCTGCACGAGTGCGGCCACATGTGGGTCGCTCGGGCCACCGGCATGAAGGTGCGGCGCTATTTCGTCGGGTTCGGCCCCACGCTGTGGTCCACCCGGCGCGGGGAAACCGAATACGGCGTCAAAGGCATCCCGTTGGGCGGCTTCTGCGACATCGCCGGCATGACCCCGGTCGAAGAGCTCACACCCGACGAGCGGGAGCGGGCCATGTACAAGCAGGCGACCTGGAAGCGGGTCGCGGTGCTGTTCGCCGGGCCCGGGATGAACTTCGTCATCTGCCTGGTGCTGATCTATGCCATAGCGGTGGTCTGGGGGCTGCCCAACCTGCACCCGCCCACCCGGGCCGTCATCGGTGAAACGGGCTGTGTCGCAACGGAAACGGTGCAGGGCAGACTTGACCAGTGCACCGGCCCCGGTCCGGCGGCGGCGGCTGGAATCCGCACGGGCGACGTCGTCGTCAAGGTCGGCGGCACCCCGGTGTCCACGTTCGACGAGATGGCCGCCGCGATCCGCAGGCTGCATGGCACCGTTCCGATCGTCGTCGAGCGCGACGGCGCCACGATCACCACCAACGTCACCATCGAGTCCACCCGGCGCTGGATCCCCAACGCCCAGGGCGATCGGCTCGAGCCGGTGACCGTCGGCGCCATCGGGGTCGGCGCTGCCCGCGTCGGGCCCACGCACTATGGAGTGGTCTCAGCCGTCCCCGCCACCGTCGCGTTCACCAGCGACCTGACCGTCGAGGTGGGCAAGGCGCTGGTGGCGATCCCGACGAAGGTGGGTGCGCTGGTGCACGCGATCGGCGGCGGCCAGCGTGACCCGCAGACGCCGATGAGCGTGGTGGGTGCCAGCATCATCGGCGGCGACACCGTCGACCACGGGCTGTGGGTGGCGTTCTGGTTCTTCTTGGCCCAGTTGAATCTCATCCTGGGTGCCATCAACCTGCTGCCGTTGCTGCCGTTCGACGGCGGTCATATCGCCGTGGCGGTCTTCGAGAAGATCCGCAACATGATCCGTTCGGCTCGCGGCAAGGTGGCCGCCGCGCCGGTGAACTATCTCAAACTCATGCCCGCGACGTACGTGGTGTTGGTTTTGGTGATCGGGTACATGCTGTTGACCGTCACCGCCGATGTGGTCAACCCCATCCGGCTCTTCCAGTAG
- the dxr gene encoding 1-deoxy-D-xylulose-5-phosphate reductoisomerase has protein sequence MTTPGDGHADGRLRVLVLGSTGSIGTQALQVIAANPDRFEVVGLAAGGANLDTLLRQRAETGVTNIAVADDHAARLAGDITFRGPDAVTRLVEQTEADVVLNALVGALGLRPTLAALESGARLALANKESLVAGGPLVQRAARPGQIVPVDSEHSALAQCLRGGTPDEVAKLVLTASGGPFRGWSAAELERVTPAQAGAHPTWSMGPMNTLNSASLVNKGLELIETHLLFGIPYDRIEVVVHPQSIVHSMVTFIDGSTIAQASPPDMKLPISLALGWPRRVSGAAHACDFRTASTWEFEPLDSDVFPAVELARGAGEAGGCMTAVYNAVNEEAAEAFLSGRIRFPAIVDTIAEVLHVADQWAAPPATVDDVLDAQRWARERAQRAISGMALERS, from the coding sequence GTGACTACCCCCGGTGACGGCCACGCCGACGGTCGCCTGCGTGTGCTGGTGTTGGGCAGCACCGGCTCGATCGGCACCCAGGCGCTGCAGGTCATCGCCGCTAACCCGGATCGGTTCGAGGTGGTCGGGCTGGCCGCCGGCGGCGCGAATCTGGACACGTTGCTGCGGCAGCGCGCCGAAACCGGGGTGACCAATATTGCCGTCGCCGACGATCATGCCGCCCGGCTGGCCGGCGACATCACCTTCCGCGGACCCGACGCCGTCACCCGGCTGGTCGAGCAGACCGAGGCGGACGTCGTCCTCAATGCCCTGGTCGGCGCCCTGGGCCTGCGACCGACGTTGGCCGCCCTGGAATCGGGTGCCCGGCTGGCCCTGGCCAACAAGGAGTCGCTGGTCGCCGGGGGTCCGCTGGTGCAGCGGGCTGCCCGGCCGGGTCAGATCGTGCCGGTCGACTCCGAGCATTCCGCGTTGGCCCAATGCCTGCGCGGCGGCACCCCCGACGAGGTCGCCAAGCTGGTGCTGACCGCCTCGGGTGGGCCGTTTCGGGGCTGGTCGGCCGCCGAGCTGGAGCGCGTCACTCCCGCGCAGGCCGGTGCGCATCCCACCTGGTCGATGGGCCCGATGAACACCCTCAACTCCGCGTCGCTGGTCAACAAGGGGCTCGAGCTCATCGAGACCCATCTGTTGTTCGGCATCCCCTATGACCGCATCGAGGTCGTGGTGCACCCGCAGTCGATTGTTCACTCGATGGTGACGTTCATCGACGGGTCGACGATTGCCCAGGCCAGCCCCCCGGACATGAAGCTGCCGATTTCGTTGGCGTTGGGCTGGCCGCGTCGGGTCAGCGGAGCGGCTCATGCCTGTGACTTCCGCACCGCGTCGACCTGGGAGTTCGAGCCGCTGGACAGCGACGTTTTCCCCGCGGTCGAGCTGGCCCGGGGCGCCGGAGAGGCCGGCGGCTGCATGACCGCGGTCTATAACGCCGTCAATGAGGAAGCAGCGGAGGCCTTCCTTTCTGGCAGGATCAGGTTCCCGGCCATCGTCGACACCATCGCCGAGGTGTTGCACGTCGCCGACCAATGGGCCGCGCCACCGGCTACCGTGGATGACGTACTCGACGCGCAGCGCTGGGCCCGTGAGCGGGCGCAGCGCGCGATATCCGGAATGGCTTTAGAAAGGTCGTAA
- a CDS encoding fasciclin domain-containing protein produces the protein MRNLQAKTAAAAGLAAIAIAGVAGCSSTKPTAQDTSTAPPTSMTAAPAATPTMADPAADLIGPGCAQYAAQNPSGPGSVSGMAQDPVATAASNNPMLTTLTAALSGKLNANVNLVDTLNSGQYTVFAPTNAAFDKLPAATIDQLKTDSTLLTSILTYHVVSGQASPNKVAGAHKTLQGAEVTVTGGGNELKVNNAGLVCGGVHTANATVYMIDTVLMPPSQ, from the coding sequence ATGAGGAACCTTCAGGCCAAGACAGCCGCCGCCGCCGGCCTCGCGGCAATCGCGATCGCGGGCGTGGCAGGGTGTTCCAGCACCAAACCCACGGCGCAAGACACCAGCACCGCCCCACCTACGAGCATGACCGCGGCGCCCGCCGCGACCCCAACCATGGCCGATCCCGCCGCCGACCTGATCGGTCCCGGATGTGCGCAGTACGCCGCCCAGAACCCCAGCGGCCCGGGGTCGGTGTCCGGCATGGCGCAGGACCCGGTCGCGACGGCGGCGTCGAACAACCCGATGCTGACCACGCTGACCGCGGCGTTGTCCGGCAAGCTGAACGCTAACGTGAACCTGGTCGACACCCTCAACAGCGGCCAGTACACGGTTTTCGCGCCCACCAACGCCGCATTCGACAAGCTGCCGGCGGCCACCATCGACCAACTCAAGACCGACTCCACGCTGCTGACCAGCATCCTGACCTACCACGTGGTCAGCGGCCAAGCCAGCCCCAACAAGGTCGCCGGCGCCCACAAGACACTGCAAGGCGCCGAGGTGACGGTGACCGGCGGGGGCAACGAGCTCAAGGTCAACAACGCCGGCCTGGTCTGCGGCGGAGTGCATACCGCCAACGCGACGGTGTACATGATTGACACGGTGCTGATGCCCCCGTCCCAGTAA
- a CDS encoding cytochrome c biogenesis protein DipZ, which produces MFTLALIGFLGGLITGISPCILPVLPVIFFSGAQSADATTAAKSEGAVAVMKKRAFSATVRPYLVIGGLVLSFSVVTLLGSAVLSALHLPQDAIRWVALVALVAIGIGLIFPRFEQLLERPFSLIPQKQFGVGGDGFGGFGLGLALGVLYVPCAGPVLAAIVVAGATATIGAGTIVLTTTFALGAALPLLFFALAGQRIAERVSAFRRRQRQIRIGAGIVTILLAVALVFDLPAMLQRAIPDYTASLQAKVGGSDTIRERLNLGGIINDQNAQLSNCSNGATQLENCGTAPDLKGISAWLNTPGNQPVTLDSLRGKVVLVDFWAYSCINCQRAIPHVVGWYRTYKDSGFEVIGVHTPEYAFEKVTNNVAKGAADLGITYPIALDNGYSTWTNYRNRYWPAEYLIDANGTVRHIKFGEGDYDGTEQLIRQLLIDAKPGVTLPPPLQPQGAPDLTPRTTLTPETYFGVGKVINYGGGGVYDEGTATFEYPPQLAADTFALRGPWSLDYEGATANGDNSAIRLNYHAKSVYVVVGGTGTLTVVRDGKSTTLPIGGPPTAHQIVAGDRLVSTTLELRPSKGLQVFSFTYG; this is translated from the coding sequence GTGTTTACCCTCGCATTGATCGGCTTCCTCGGGGGCCTCATCACCGGAATATCACCTTGCATTCTGCCGGTCCTGCCGGTGATCTTCTTCTCCGGCGCGCAGAGCGCCGACGCCACGACCGCAGCGAAATCCGAAGGCGCCGTGGCGGTCATGAAGAAGCGTGCATTCTCAGCCACTGTGCGCCCCTACCTGGTGATCGGCGGTCTGGTGCTCAGTTTCAGCGTGGTCACCCTGCTCGGCTCGGCGGTGCTGTCGGCGCTGCACCTGCCGCAGGACGCGATTCGTTGGGTCGCTCTGGTCGCGTTGGTGGCGATCGGGATCGGCCTGATCTTTCCCCGGTTCGAGCAACTGCTGGAGCGGCCGTTTTCCCTGATCCCGCAGAAGCAATTCGGCGTTGGCGGCGACGGTTTCGGGGGCTTCGGGCTGGGACTGGCCCTGGGTGTGCTGTACGTCCCGTGCGCGGGCCCGGTGCTGGCCGCGATCGTCGTGGCCGGGGCCACCGCGACCATCGGCGCGGGCACCATCGTACTCACCACCACGTTCGCCTTGGGGGCCGCGTTGCCGTTGCTGTTCTTCGCGCTGGCCGGGCAACGCATCGCCGAGCGGGTGAGCGCGTTTCGGCGTCGGCAACGTCAAATCCGGATCGGGGCGGGGATCGTGACGATCCTGCTCGCGGTGGCGCTGGTGTTCGATCTGCCGGCCATGCTGCAGCGCGCCATTCCCGACTACACCGCGTCGCTGCAAGCCAAGGTCGGCGGCTCGGACACGATCCGGGAAAGGCTGAACCTCGGCGGCATCATCAACGACCAGAACGCGCAGCTGTCGAACTGCAGCAACGGGGCCACCCAGCTCGAAAACTGCGGCACCGCACCCGATCTCAAAGGCATCTCCGCCTGGCTGAACACCCCCGGCAACCAGCCGGTCACCCTGGATTCGTTGCGCGGCAAGGTCGTACTGGTCGACTTCTGGGCCTATTCCTGCATCAACTGCCAGCGGGCCATCCCACACGTCGTCGGCTGGTATCGGACCTACAAAGACAGCGGCTTCGAGGTCATCGGCGTGCACACGCCCGAGTACGCCTTCGAAAAGGTCACCAACAACGTCGCCAAGGGTGCGGCCGACCTCGGCATCACGTATCCGATCGCGCTGGACAACGGCTATTCGACGTGGACGAACTACCGCAACCGGTACTGGCCCGCCGAGTACCTGATTGACGCCAACGGCACGGTGCGCCACATCAAGTTCGGCGAAGGCGACTACGACGGCACCGAGCAGCTGATCCGGCAATTGCTCATCGACGCCAAACCCGGCGTCACACTCCCCCCACCCCTCCAACCACAAGGCGCACCCGACCTGACCCCGCGCACCACCCTCACCCCCGAGACGTACTTCGGCGTCGGCAAGGTGATCAACTACGGCGGCGGTGGCGTTTACGACGAGGGAACGGCGACGTTTGAGTACCCGCCGCAGCTGGCGGCCGACACGTTCGCGCTGCGCGGACCGTGGTCGCTGGACTACGAAGGTGCGACGGCAAACGGCGACAACTCCGCCATCAGACTCAACTACCACGCCAAGAGCGTCTACGTCGTGGTCGGCGGAACCGGGACCCTCACGGTGGTCCGGGATGGAAAGTCGACCACGCTGCCGATCGGCGGGCCACCGACCGCCCACCAGATCGTGGCCGGCGATCGGCTGGTGTCCACAACGCTAGAGCTGCGGCCCAGCAAGGGGTTACAGGTGTTCTCCTTCACGTACGGCTGA
- a CDS encoding DUF2631 domain-containing protein: protein MASTEVEQFSGVDIADVPSAQWGWSRINHRTWHIVGLCIFGFLLVMLHGNHVGHVEDWFLIGFAALVLAVLVRDLWGRRRGWIR, encoded by the coding sequence GTGGCCAGTACCGAGGTGGAGCAATTCAGCGGCGTCGACATCGCTGACGTGCCATCCGCGCAATGGGGTTGGAGCAGGATCAATCACCGCACCTGGCACATCGTTGGGCTGTGCATCTTTGGATTCCTGCTGGTGATGCTGCACGGCAACCACGTCGGTCACGTCGAGGACTGGTTCCTGATCGGGTTTGCCGCGCTGGTGCTGGCCGTCCTGGTGCGCGACCTGTGGGGCCGGCGCCGCGGCTGGATTAGGTAG
- a CDS encoding cytochrome c biogenesis CcdA family protein: MDRALVGLAFAAGLVAALNPCGFALLPAYLLFVVRGQHSGARREPVSPLGGVGRALAATVVMALGFVTVFGLFGALTISAAATMQRYLPYVTVLIGAVLVGLGVWLLSGHELTAPRPLRARWAPTVRLGSMYGYGVSYALASLSCTIGPFLAVTGAGLRGGSVVGSVAIYLAYVSGLTLVVGVLAIAAAAASSALVDRMRRILPFVNRIGGGLLVLVGLYVGYYGLYELRLIMGTGANPQDWVIHAAGRLQGALAGWVHRHGGWPWALALAALVTGALASTWYRRMRR, from the coding sequence GTGGATCGGGCCCTTGTCGGTCTGGCCTTTGCCGCCGGTTTGGTGGCGGCACTGAACCCCTGTGGGTTTGCGTTGCTGCCCGCGTACCTGCTTTTCGTGGTGCGCGGGCAGCACTCCGGCGCGCGTCGCGAACCGGTCTCCCCGCTCGGCGGGGTTGGCCGCGCGCTGGCCGCCACCGTGGTGATGGCGCTGGGCTTTGTGACGGTGTTCGGATTGTTCGGGGCGCTGACCATCTCGGCGGCCGCGACCATGCAGCGATACCTGCCGTACGTGACGGTGCTGATCGGCGCCGTGCTGGTTGGCCTTGGGGTGTGGTTGTTGTCGGGTCACGAGCTGACCGCGCCGCGGCCATTGCGCGCGCGCTGGGCGCCGACGGTTCGGCTGGGCTCGATGTACGGCTACGGCGTCAGCTATGCGCTCGCCTCGCTGTCGTGCACCATCGGGCCGTTTCTGGCGGTTACCGGGGCCGGTCTACGGGGCGGTTCGGTCGTCGGAAGCGTGGCGATCTACCTCGCCTACGTGTCGGGCCTGACCCTGGTAGTCGGGGTACTGGCCATCGCCGCCGCGGCAGCGAGCTCGGCCCTGGTCGACCGAATGCGGCGAATTTTGCCGTTCGTCAACCGGATCGGCGGTGGCCTGCTGGTGCTGGTCGGGTTGTATGTCGGCTACTACGGTCTGTACGAGCTGCGGTTGATCATGGGCACCGGGGCCAATCCGCAGGACTGGGTGATTCACGCGGCCGGCCGGCTGCAAGGCGCGCTGGCCGGCTGGGTCCACCGGCACGGCGGGTGGCCGTGGGCGTTGGCACTGGCCGCGCTGGTGACCGGCGCGCTCGCCAGCACCTGGTACCGACGAATGCGGCGGTAG
- a CDS encoding protein disulfide oxidoreductase, producing the protein MSLRLLSPLKALAVGVTAVVLLLGLATAPRAVAADERLQFTATTLSGAPFDGASLQGKPAVLWFWTPWCPFCNAEAPGVSQVAAANPGVTFVGVAARSDIGAMQGFVSKYGLNFTNLNDADGAIWARYNVPWQPAWVFYRADGSSTFVNNPTSAMSQQELSDRVAALTS; encoded by the coding sequence ATGAGTCTTCGCCTTTTGTCTCCGCTCAAAGCCCTCGCCGTGGGTGTGACCGCGGTTGTCCTGTTGTTGGGCCTGGCCACCGCGCCGCGCGCGGTGGCCGCCGACGAGCGTCTGCAGTTCACCGCGACCACCCTCAGCGGTGCCCCCTTCGACGGGGCCAGCCTGCAAGGCAAGCCGGCGGTGTTGTGGTTCTGGACGCCGTGGTGCCCGTTCTGCAACGCCGAGGCGCCGGGGGTCAGCCAGGTGGCCGCCGCCAATCCGGGGGTCACGTTCGTCGGGGTCGCGGCCCGTTCCGACATCGGGGCGATGCAGGGTTTCGTCTCCAAGTACGGCCTGAATTTCACCAACCTCAACGACGCCGACGGCGCGATCTGGGCCCGCTACAACGTGCCATGGCAGCCGGCCTGGGTGTTCTATCGCGCGGACGGCTCATCGACGTTCGTCAACAACCCCACCTCGGCCATGTCCCAGCAGGAGCTGTCGGACCGGGTGGCCGCGCTGACGTCCTAG
- the rlmN gene encoding 23S rRNA (adenine(2503)-C(2))-methyltransferase RlmN: MVGELIFAAPQREKPPRHLADLDAAGTASAVAELGLPAFRAKQLAHHYYGRLIADPRQMTDLPAAVRDRIAETMFPNLLTAVREVSCDAGQTRKTLWRALDGATVESVLMRYPRRDTVCISSQAGCGMGCPFCATGQGGLTRNLSTAEILEQVRAGAAVLRDDFGDRLTNVVFMGMGEPLANYARVLAAVRRITEPPPCGFGISARSVTLSTVGLAPAIRKLADERLGVTLALSLHAPDDELRDTLVPVNNRWKISEALAAARYYADTTGRRVSIEYALIRDVNDQPWRADLLARRLHRALGQLVHVNLIPLNPTPGSAWDASPKPVQREFVKRIRAQGVSCTVRDTRGREISAACGQLAAAGG, from the coding sequence ATGGTCGGTGAGTTGATCTTTGCGGCGCCCCAGCGGGAGAAGCCGCCGCGGCACCTGGCCGACCTCGATGCCGCGGGCACGGCTTCGGCCGTCGCCGAGCTGGGCCTGCCGGCGTTTCGGGCCAAACAGCTCGCGCATCACTACTACGGGCGGTTGATCGCCGATCCTCGGCAGATGACCGACCTGCCCGCGGCCGTTCGCGACCGGATCGCCGAGACGATGTTTCCCAACCTGCTCACCGCGGTGCGGGAAGTCAGCTGTGATGCTGGCCAGACGCGAAAGACGTTGTGGCGGGCCCTGGATGGCGCGACCGTCGAGTCGGTGCTGATGCGTTATCCGCGGCGCGACACGGTGTGCATTTCGTCGCAGGCCGGTTGTGGTATGGGCTGCCCGTTCTGTGCCACCGGCCAGGGCGGGTTGACCCGCAACCTGTCCACCGCCGAGATCCTCGAACAGGTGCGTGCCGGCGCCGCGGTGTTGCGCGACGACTTCGGTGATCGGCTGACGAACGTGGTTTTCATGGGCATGGGCGAGCCATTGGCCAACTACGCCAGGGTGCTGGCCGCGGTGCGACGGATCACCGAGCCGCCGCCGTGCGGTTTCGGCATTTCGGCGCGCTCGGTGACGCTGTCAACGGTGGGTCTGGCGCCGGCCATCCGCAAGCTGGCCGATGAACGGTTGGGCGTGACCTTGGCGCTGTCACTGCATGCGCCCGACGACGAACTGCGCGACACGCTGGTTCCGGTCAACAACCGGTGGAAAATCAGCGAGGCGCTCGCTGCCGCGCGGTATTACGCCGACACGACGGGTCGCCGGGTTTCCATCGAGTACGCGCTGATCCGTGATGTCAACGACCAACCGTGGCGGGCCGATCTGCTTGCTAGGCGACTGCACCGAGCCCTCGGCCAGCTGGTGCATGTGAACCTGATTCCGCTCAACCCGACACCGGGCAGTGCGTGGGACGCCAGCCCCAAGCCGGTACAGCGCGAGTTCGTCAAGCGCATCCGGGCCCAGGGGGTTTCCTGCACGGTGCGCGACACCCGCGGCCGTGAGATCAGCGCCGCCTGCGGACAGCTGGCCGCCGCAGGCGGGTAG
- a CDS encoding phosphatidate cytidylyltransferase — protein sequence MPTTDASTGAPPDEPARTASQQSAPKMSRAGRDLPAAIAVGLGIGLVLIATLIFVPRVWVALCAGAILIASHEVVRRLRAAGYVIPVVPLLIGGQVTVWLTWPYGASGAVMGFGGMVVVCMIWRLFMRDGRDDGEPGESSGRPPPASNYLRDASATVFLAAWVPLFASFAAMLVYHGAAWVFCMMIAVVCSDVGGYAVGVLFGKHPMVPKISPKKSWEGFAGSLAFGITATVLTVTFLAGKTPWVGALLGLLFVLTTTLGDLVESQVKRDLGIKDMGRLLPGHGGLMDRLDGILPSAVAAWIVLTLLP from the coding sequence GTGCCAACCACCGATGCCAGCACCGGCGCCCCGCCCGATGAGCCGGCGCGCACGGCGTCACAGCAGTCGGCCCCGAAGATGTCCCGAGCCGGACGCGACCTGCCGGCCGCGATCGCGGTGGGGCTGGGCATCGGCCTGGTCCTCATCGCGACGCTGATTTTCGTCCCGCGTGTCTGGGTGGCCTTGTGCGCCGGGGCGATCTTGATCGCCAGCCACGAGGTGGTGCGCCGGTTGCGTGCAGCCGGGTATGTGATTCCGGTTGTTCCCTTGCTGATCGGCGGCCAGGTCACCGTCTGGCTGACCTGGCCTTATGGCGCCAGTGGCGCGGTGATGGGCTTCGGCGGCATGGTCGTGGTCTGCATGATCTGGCGACTGTTCATGCGTGACGGTCGCGACGACGGCGAGCCGGGCGAAAGCTCCGGCCGGCCACCGCCGGCGAGCAACTACTTGCGCGATGCGTCGGCTACGGTCTTTCTGGCCGCCTGGGTTCCGCTGTTTGCATCCTTCGCCGCGATGCTGGTCTATCACGGCGCCGCGTGGGTGTTCTGCATGATGATCGCCGTCGTGTGCTCCGACGTCGGCGGTTACGCGGTGGGTGTGCTGTTCGGCAAGCATCCGATGGTTCCGAAGATCAGCCCGAAGAAATCCTGGGAGGGGTTCGCAGGTTCGTTGGCTTTCGGTATCACGGCAACGGTCCTGACCGTGACGTTTCTGGCCGGCAAGACACCGTGGGTCGGTGCCCTGCTAGGTCTGCTTTTCGTATTGACCACCACGCTCGGTGACCTGGTGGAGTCGCAGGTGAAGCGTGACCTGGGCATCAAAGACATGGGCCGGCTGTTGCCCGGTCACGGTGGGCTGATGGACCGGCTCGACGGCATTCTCCCGTCCGCGGTGGCGGCGTGGATTGTGCTGACGCTGCTGCCGTGA